One window from the genome of Bacilli bacterium encodes:
- the rsgA gene encoding ribosome small subunit-dependent GTPase A, with translation MQGKIIGHNYADFDIFSQGDTFHLKAVGKLRFRDLSPLVGDIVSFNLEKELIDDILPRKNELIRPRSANVDQIFVLISLKEPDFSYYLAYLYLSYAFFINIPVTLILTKKDLLTESDVKAIEDHFTKEGFSVYAVNNSDSNLEVIHRLLKDKTTILMGQTGVGKSSLINELFPNLSREIGEYSKRGGRGKHMTKEVRFFPIDANSFIADTPGFSSFELPISREDFVDNFPPFRPYQHQCFFNDCNHIHSKNCAIEEALRKGEISNVTYDNYVKIYNSLEKQRKW, from the coding sequence ATGCAAGGTAAAATTATTGGGCATAACTATGCCGACTTTGATATCTTTTCACAGGGTGACACTTTCCACTTAAAAGCGGTTGGTAAGTTGCGTTTTCGTGACCTCTCACCACTGGTGGGTGATATTGTGTCTTTTAACCTTGAAAAGGAACTTATCGATGATATTCTCCCCCGAAAGAACGAATTGATTCGGCCGCGATCGGCTAATGTCGATCAAATATTTGTCTTGATCAGTTTGAAAGAACCCGACTTTTCCTATTATCTTGCCTATCTTTATCTTTCCTATGCGTTTTTCATAAATATTCCGGTAACATTAATTCTTACAAAGAAGGATTTATTGACGGAAAGCGATGTCAAGGCAATCGAAGACCATTTCACAAAGGAAGGGTTCTCCGTTTATGCGGTTAATAACAGCGATTCAAATTTAGAGGTAATCCATCGTTTACTAAAAGACAAAACCACAATTTTAATGGGACAGACCGGAGTTGGAAAATCATCGCTCATCAATGAACTGTTTCCGAATCTCAGCCGTGAAATTGGCGAGTATTCAAAGCGGGGTGGACGGGGCAAGCATATGACCAAAGAAGTGCGTTTTTTCCCAATTGATGCGAACTCTTTTATCGCTGATACGCCCGGGTTCAGCAGCTTTGAGCTTCCTATCTCCCGCGAAGATTTTGTGGATAATTTTCCGCCTTTTCGCCCTTATCAGCACCAATGTTTCTTCAATGATTGCAATCACATCCATAGCAAGAATTGTGCGATTGAAGAGGCTTTAAGAAAGGGTGAAATAAGTAATGTTACATATGATAATTATGTTAAAATATATAATAGCCTAGAAAAGCAAAGGAAGTGGTGA
- a CDS encoding protein kinase: MMDINAIIDSRYRVVSLLGEGGMAEVYEAQDIITRKLVAVKIIKDDVSLNQQNIIRFEREARASATISHPNIVRVLNLGTFKGKPYMVNELVKGVTLEEALQNRGRYTYAEALDIMDQLCVAVDVAHENMVIHRDIKPSNIYITPDGILKLGDFGIAIYSNAIKITKSDDIVGSAHYLAPEISQGKVATAQSDIYSMGVTFFELITGRLPFEGESNIAVAVKHIKERFPSPRKYISSCPRAIEKIIMHACRKRPSDRYINVREMQKDIKKIKSNPKLMEPHRSFWVKYFGFATDD; the protein is encoded by the coding sequence ATGATGGATATTAATGCAATTATTGACTCTCGCTACCGGGTGGTTTCGTTACTTGGCGAAGGGGGAATGGCGGAAGTTTACGAGGCGCAGGACATCATTACGCGTAAATTAGTCGCAGTAAAAATTATTAAGGATGATGTCTCGCTCAATCAGCAGAACATTATCCGTTTTGAACGTGAAGCACGGGCCTCGGCAACAATTAGTCATCCTAATATCGTCCGAGTTTTAAACTTGGGAACCTTTAAAGGTAAACCCTATATGGTAAACGAGCTTGTAAAGGGTGTAACCCTTGAAGAAGCCCTTCAAAATCGCGGGCGTTACACCTATGCTGAAGCCCTCGACATTATGGATCAACTCTGTGTGGCGGTTGATGTCGCTCATGAAAACATGGTTATTCATCGCGATATCAAACCAAGCAATATTTATATTACTCCCGATGGTATTTTGAAGTTGGGCGATTTTGGAATTGCCATCTATTCCAATGCGATTAAAATTACCAAATCGGATGATATAGTCGGCAGTGCCCACTACTTGGCTCCTGAGATATCCCAGGGAAAGGTCGCTACCGCTCAAAGCGATATTTATTCGATGGGGGTTACTTTTTTTGAACTGATAACCGGACGGTTACCTTTTGAGGGCGAGTCTAATATTGCGGTGGCGGTTAAGCATATCAAAGAACGTTTTCCAAGTCCGCGGAAGTATATTTCGTCGTGTCCGCGGGCGATTGAAAAAATTATTATGCATGCCTGCCGTAAGCGCCCATCGGATCGGTATATTAATGTTCGCGAGATGCAAAAAGACATTAAAAAAATTAAATCCAATCCCAAACTGATGGAGCCGCATCGCAGTTTTTGGGTAAAATATTTTGGATTTGCGACGGATGATTGA
- a CDS encoding Stp1/IreP family PP2C-type Ser/Thr phosphatase, translating to MKKARMGSFCYRTDRGLVRMTNEDQALVLINNSGNVFLVVADGIGGQAQGDLASKIAVDTLAEEFRNKSSFWCSLDARNWLLRAIRKANKAVFNEAQSNKQYKDMGTTLVVALVHRHRLIVANIGDSRAYLCDFYHQMRRLTEDQTFVDYLVKVGQLDPKAKDIDPRRHVLVNALGVSLAASIDIKSYRYRGETILLCSDGLYNNIIEPHLADIISAHENIETRAEKMIEAANINGGSDNIAVALWEDEV from the coding sequence ATGAAGAAGGCCAGGATGGGAAGTTTTTGCTATCGTACTGATCGAGGATTAGTACGAATGACAAACGAGGATCAAGCTCTCGTCCTAATCAACAATTCGGGAAATGTTTTTTTAGTGGTAGCCGATGGAATCGGCGGACAGGCCCAAGGTGATTTGGCAAGTAAAATTGCGGTTGATACCTTGGCTGAAGAATTTCGTAATAAATCAAGTTTCTGGTGTTCGCTCGATGCTAGAAATTGGCTGTTAAGAGCAATCAGAAAAGCCAATAAAGCGGTTTTTAATGAGGCGCAAAGCAACAAGCAGTACAAGGATATGGGAACAACTCTTGTCGTGGCTTTGGTGCACAGGCATCGTCTGATAGTGGCGAACATTGGTGATTCGCGGGCATATCTATGCGATTTTTATCATCAAATGAGACGATTAACGGAGGATCAGACATTTGTCGATTATCTAGTTAAGGTTGGCCAACTGGATCCCAAGGCCAAGGATATAGATCCAAGAAGACATGTTCTGGTCAATGCCTTAGGGGTATCGCTAGCGGCCAGTATTGATATAAAATCATACCGTTATCGAGGAGAGACCATTCTTCTATGTTCGGATGGCTTGTATAACAATATAATTGAACCTCATTTAGCGGACATTATTTCCGCACATGAGAACATTGAAACTCGAGCGGAGAAAATGATTGAAGCGGCAAATATAAACGGAGGAAGTGACAACATCGCTGTTGCACTATGGGAAGACGAAGTATGA
- the rlmN gene encoding 23S rRNA (adenine(2503)-C(2))-methyltransferase RlmN translates to MINLYGAELSKLEQQMLALDQKKYRATQLFKWIYEKKVNSFDEMSDISLRFREVLKEKYELRKPKIFQRQNSNDGTVKLLLELDDGAKVETVLMRYNYGNVVCVSSQVGCNMGCSFCASGLLRKQRNLLPEEMIGQILIVNDLLDEENKNEHVTHIVVMGTGEPFDNYDNVLDFVRIANNPHALAIGARHITVSTCGIPDRIRQYANEGIQINLAISLHAPTDEIRSRIMRINQAYPLSQLMDAVRYYEKTAGRRVTFEYILLKGINDSIDNANQLSDLIRGTLAYVNLIPYNDVLENGYHRSEDGTVKKFLNQLTKRGITATIRKEFGTDIDAACGQLRAKEEKIL, encoded by the coding sequence ATGATTAATTTATATGGAGCTGAACTATCAAAATTAGAGCAGCAGATGTTGGCGTTGGACCAAAAAAAATATCGGGCCACCCAATTGTTCAAATGGATATATGAAAAGAAGGTTAACTCTTTCGACGAAATGAGCGATATTTCGCTTCGTTTTCGTGAGGTTTTAAAGGAAAAATATGAACTTCGCAAACCTAAAATTTTTCAGCGACAAAACAGCAATGATGGCACGGTAAAACTATTATTGGAACTGGATGATGGCGCAAAAGTCGAAACAGTTTTGATGCGTTATAACTATGGCAATGTGGTATGCGTATCCAGTCAGGTTGGATGTAATATGGGCTGCTCATTTTGCGCTTCGGGACTACTGAGAAAGCAACGCAATTTATTGCCCGAAGAAATGATTGGACAGATTTTGATCGTAAATGATCTGCTTGATGAGGAAAATAAAAATGAGCATGTAACGCATATTGTTGTCATGGGAACCGGCGAACCGTTTGATAATTATGATAACGTCCTTGACTTTGTTCGTATCGCCAACAATCCGCATGCTTTAGCCATCGGGGCTAGACATATCACGGTTTCAACGTGCGGCATCCCAGATCGTATTCGCCAATATGCCAATGAAGGCATTCAAATTAATTTAGCAATCAGCCTGCATGCTCCTACCGACGAAATAAGAAGCCGGATTATGCGTATTAATCAAGCCTATCCTCTGAGTCAACTGATGGACGCGGTTCGCTACTACGAAAAAACAGCCGGTCGGCGTGTGACCTTTGAATATATTTTATTGAAAGGTATCAATGACAGCATTGACAATGCCAACCAATTGAGTGACTTAATTCGGGGCACTTTGGCCTATGTTAATTTGATTCCTTATAACGATGTGCTTGAAAATGGTTACCATCGAAGCGAGGACGGAACCGTTAAAAAGTTTTTAAATCAACTTACCAAAAGAGGCATTACGGCGACGATACGCAAAGAATTTGGTACCGATATTGATGCCGCCTGCGGCCAATTGCGGGCCAAAGAGGAAAAAATATTATGA
- the priA gene encoding primosomal protein N' gives MQIVSVLIEHPTISLNRPFSYGYAGREKIFIGERVLVPFNNRDLVGYVIDVELTMKSIAELEKEKGFRILMVKQIIDRKPLLSLELMELAQQVADYYIAPQISVLQAMLPPTLRPASSFAKQPKIAYEDYLVFVRDEEDLSPKQKEILLLIKENSPVKKREIKSPSIIKKLVDLDLIKIEKKEKIRFLIPDEKTVVAPPLTGDQKQVVDEFCKSDDRVFLLEGITGSGKTEVYLALAERTLKTGKNVLMLVPEIALTPMMVAHFVSRYHQNVAVLHSELTPAEKYDEYRRIAEGKVRIVVGVRSAIFAPLSNIGLIILDEEHVESYKQDTLPFYHAREVAIMRAMPLKAKVLLGSATPSLESRARALKGVYHLLQLKQRINKRELPVTEIVDLMNANNLYPQSIIFSKQLVAELKTVIERHEQAILLINRRGYATYVSCRQCGYVFRCPEDDMVLTYHLSDKLLKCHHCDYVEELPTVCPQCGSKHLWQTGFGTERVEDEIHKFFPQVKTLRLDSDTSKVRSQVGKIVKSFASHEADILIGTQMIAKGHDFPLVTLVGVILADMGLYYPSYRSAEQTFQLITQAVGRSGRKDRPGKAIIQTNMPGHYAIVLGSKQDYSSFFATEMKIRKLSGDSPFSFEMVISLLSKNAEVLDEAIMQLANDMKNAIKDFGEVLGPTTPFYNRERDYYRRILIIKHRNYFRIRPIIAKLVFPLAANSKFKIKIDVDSFEI, from the coding sequence ATGCAGATCGTAAGTGTCCTAATTGAACATCCTACTATCAGTCTCAATCGCCCCTTTTCTTATGGCTACGCAGGCCGGGAAAAAATATTTATTGGGGAGCGGGTTCTCGTTCCGTTTAATAATCGAGATTTGGTTGGCTATGTGATCGACGTTGAACTGACGATGAAGTCCATCGCGGAACTGGAAAAAGAAAAAGGGTTCCGCATTTTGATGGTAAAACAGATAATTGATAGAAAACCTTTATTAAGTTTAGAGTTGATGGAGCTAGCGCAGCAGGTTGCGGACTATTATATCGCTCCCCAAATCAGCGTCTTGCAAGCGATGTTACCCCCGACTCTTCGCCCGGCTTCAAGTTTTGCAAAACAACCGAAAATCGCCTATGAGGATTATTTGGTTTTTGTCCGCGATGAAGAAGATTTAAGCCCTAAACAAAAGGAAATTCTCCTCTTAATCAAAGAGAATTCGCCGGTAAAAAAACGGGAGATAAAATCGCCTTCAATCATAAAAAAGCTCGTTGATTTGGATTTAATCAAAATTGAAAAAAAAGAAAAGATCCGCTTTTTGATTCCGGATGAAAAAACGGTTGTCGCCCCACCGCTTACGGGTGATCAAAAGCAGGTTGTCGATGAGTTCTGTAAAAGCGACGATCGGGTGTTTTTGCTTGAAGGAATCACCGGAAGCGGTAAGACAGAAGTCTATCTAGCGCTGGCGGAGAGAACACTTAAAACCGGAAAAAATGTTTTGATGCTCGTTCCGGAGATTGCCCTTACACCGATGATGGTCGCGCACTTTGTCAGTCGCTATCATCAAAATGTCGCCGTCTTGCATAGTGAACTTACGCCGGCGGAAAAGTATGATGAATACCGGCGCATTGCCGAAGGTAAAGTACGGATTGTCGTCGGTGTTCGCTCGGCAATTTTTGCTCCCTTGTCCAATATCGGGCTGATTATTTTGGATGAGGAGCATGTCGAATCATATAAACAAGATACCCTTCCTTTCTATCATGCTCGGGAAGTGGCAATTATGCGAGCCATGCCATTAAAGGCGAAAGTTCTGCTTGGCTCCGCGACTCCTTCGCTTGAAAGCCGAGCCCGGGCGCTTAAAGGTGTTTATCACTTGCTTCAACTTAAGCAACGAATTAACAAACGTGAACTTCCAGTTACCGAAATCGTCGATTTAATGAATGCGAATAATTTATATCCGCAGAGCATTATTTTTTCAAAGCAATTAGTCGCCGAATTGAAAACAGTAATCGAACGCCATGAACAAGCAATTCTACTGATTAACCGCCGGGGCTATGCTACTTACGTCAGCTGCCGCCAGTGTGGTTACGTTTTTCGCTGCCCCGAAGACGACATGGTTCTGACTTATCATCTCAGCGATAAGTTGCTGAAGTGCCACCATTGCGATTATGTTGAGGAATTGCCCACCGTTTGTCCGCAATGCGGCTCAAAACATCTATGGCAAACCGGTTTTGGCACCGAGCGAGTCGAAGATGAGATTCACAAATTCTTTCCCCAAGTTAAGACTTTGCGATTAGATAGCGACACCTCAAAAGTTCGCTCCCAGGTGGGAAAGATCGTTAAATCATTTGCTAGTCATGAAGCGGACATTCTCATCGGGACACAGATGATTGCCAAGGGACATGATTTTCCTTTGGTGACACTGGTAGGAGTAATTCTGGCCGATATGGGACTATATTATCCTTCCTATCGCAGCGCCGAACAAACATTTCAACTCATAACCCAGGCTGTTGGACGAAGCGGACGAAAGGATCGACCGGGAAAAGCGATTATTCAAACAAATATGCCCGGACATTATGCGATTGTTCTTGGCTCTAAACAGGATTATTCTTCGTTTTTTGCTACGGAAATGAAAATTCGCAAATTAAGCGGCGACAGCCCCTTTTCCTTCGAGATGGTTATTTCCCTTTTAAGTAAAAATGCCGAGGTCCTCGATGAGGCTATTATGCAACTTGCGAATGATATGAAAAATGCGATTAAGGATTTTGGGGAAGTCCTCGGGCCGACGACACCTTTTTATAATCGCGAGCGCGATTATTACCGGCGAATTTTAATTATCAAGCATCGTAATTATTTTCGAATTAGACCGATTATTGCTAAACTGGTCTTTCCTTTGGCGGCAAATTCAAAATTTAAAATCAAAATTGATGTTGATTCCTTCGAAATTTGA
- the gmk gene encoding guanylate kinase yields MKKGLLIILSGPSGVGKGTIRRKVMEDNDLNLAYSISVTTRAPRPSEKNGIDYFFVSDKEFDDDLAKGNFLEHAEFVGNRYGTPKDFVEKLRNEGKNVFLEIEVSGATQIMENYVGNDLVTIFLIPPSYDELRARICGRHSECEEVISARLAKAKREMKMKYRYQYIVLNDDIARSSEEIKSIIRNKINAVII; encoded by the coding sequence ATGAAAAAAGGCTTGTTAATCATTCTTTCCGGCCCTAGCGGTGTAGGCAAAGGGACAATTAGACGGAAAGTTATGGAAGATAACGATCTTAATCTAGCTTACTCGATTTCCGTGACCACTCGGGCGCCGCGCCCGAGCGAGAAAAATGGCATCGATTATTTTTTCGTATCAGATAAGGAATTTGACGATGATTTGGCAAAAGGAAATTTCTTAGAGCATGCGGAATTTGTTGGGAACCGGTATGGTACACCCAAGGATTTTGTTGAAAAATTAAGGAATGAAGGTAAAAATGTTTTTCTTGAAATTGAAGTCTCAGGAGCAACGCAAATTATGGAAAACTATGTCGGCAATGACTTAGTCACCATTTTCCTCATTCCCCCATCATATGACGAATTAAGGGCGCGTATTTGCGGTCGGCACTCCGAATGTGAGGAAGTTATTTCCGCGCGGCTCGCCAAAGCAAAACGCGAGATGAAGATGAAATATCGCTACCAGTACATCGTTCTCAATGATGATATTGCCCGTTCTAGCGAAGAGATAAAAAGCATTATTCGCAATAAAATTAATGCCGTAATTATTTGA
- a CDS encoding ATP-binding protein, translating to MRPELKRKSNNVDVGVVNNQGKSVLKSAEVDFVCNQADVRLYIQAVYTIEGEEKLKQEQKFLLNISDAFKKIVIVKDSTRAHYNQDGVYILGYMTFY from the coding sequence GTGAGACCGGAATTAAAAAGAAAAAGTAATAATGTTGATGTTGGTGTTGTAAATAATCAAGGCAAGAGTGTTTTAAAGAGTGCTGAAGTTGACTTTGTTTGCAACCAAGCTGATGTAAGACTTTATATCCAAGCAGTTTATACCATTGAAGGTGAAGAAAAACTTAAACAAGAACAAAAGTTTCTTTTAAATATCTCAGATGCCTTTAAAAAAATTGTTATTGTTAAAGATTCCACTAGAGCCCATTACAATCAAGATGGTGTTTACATCTTGGGTTATATGACTTTTTACTAA
- a CDS encoding NFACT family protein — protein sequence MAFSYSLVQQITRVIKNEIEGAFLNRIIHFSRNSFSLSISRSKSQKLIISLDNSEPFLALTDRELSGDGTSSNFLLQLRKEVSGAFVESVDLDSHDRIVRISLKVSSLAVIEKKLTLIIELIPMQPNMFVIDDENRIIALWRASKSLDVMRPLAIGLTYECPVNFHAEESFSPLEKDYLGNHQNDFASFLDIYGDDKGNFAVFPLNEKYHKVSVQDIFDRREQDLTDKRKTELFSDIIHLVNRKNKLIKQKIKRLNGDLNDAKVHLDDQNKANLILTYVDSIENGAAKLVTEDGVILLDPQLSAVENANRYFKKYKKAKVALDEIQKQINIASDELEYFSDLQVTIANADETDLKEIKTELSLNGYFPKSANKTSKKHSYMPYFVDIDGVKIGFGKNNLQNDELTFKYARPFDTFIHIKGYSGSHIVIFDMNPSPKVLDMAASISLALSHQNDGEVMVAKIKDVKHLDRPGRVKINRYTSLFLRQLAFDTLATIQSAHRK from the coding sequence ATGGCATTTTCTTATTCGTTGGTTCAGCAGATTACCCGAGTGATAAAAAATGAAATTGAGGGCGCATTTTTAAATCGAATCATTCATTTTTCCCGTAATTCTTTTTCCCTGTCAATATCCCGATCAAAATCGCAAAAATTAATTATTTCTCTGGATAATAGTGAACCGTTTTTGGCCTTGACTGATCGCGAACTTTCCGGTGACGGCACAAGTAGCAATTTTCTTCTTCAACTTCGCAAAGAAGTATCGGGCGCTTTTGTTGAAAGTGTTGACCTCGATTCCCATGATCGCATTGTTCGCATATCTTTAAAGGTTTCCTCGCTTGCTGTAATTGAGAAGAAACTGACTCTGATTATTGAACTTATACCGATGCAACCAAACATGTTTGTCATCGATGATGAAAACCGAATAATTGCCCTCTGGCGGGCATCGAAGTCGCTTGACGTAATGCGCCCTTTAGCCATCGGTTTAACCTATGAATGCCCGGTTAATTTTCATGCGGAAGAAAGTTTTTCTCCCTTGGAAAAAGATTACTTGGGCAATCATCAAAACGATTTTGCTTCTTTCCTTGACATTTATGGCGATGATAAAGGAAACTTTGCCGTTTTTCCGCTTAATGAAAAATATCATAAAGTTTCTGTACAAGATATTTTTGATCGTCGCGAACAAGATTTGACCGATAAAAGAAAAACTGAACTGTTTAGCGACATTATTCATTTAGTAAATCGTAAAAACAAATTAATCAAACAAAAGATTAAACGTCTGAATGGTGATTTGAATGATGCCAAGGTGCACCTGGATGATCAAAATAAAGCCAATTTAATTTTAACATATGTCGATAGCATCGAAAACGGCGCCGCCAAATTGGTAACGGAAGATGGAGTTATTCTATTAGACCCTCAACTTTCAGCTGTAGAAAATGCCAACCGTTATTTTAAAAAATATAAAAAAGCCAAGGTCGCTCTAGATGAAATCCAAAAGCAGATCAATATCGCTAGCGATGAACTCGAATATTTTTCCGATCTGCAGGTTACAATTGCCAATGCCGACGAAACTGATTTAAAAGAGATAAAAACCGAGCTTTCGCTCAATGGTTACTTTCCTAAAAGTGCGAATAAAACGAGTAAAAAGCATAGTTATATGCCATATTTCGTCGATATTGACGGCGTTAAAATCGGCTTTGGAAAGAACAATTTGCAAAACGATGAACTTACCTTCAAATATGCCCGACCATTCGACACCTTTATTCACATCAAGGGTTATAGCGGTAGCCATATAGTGATTTTTGATATGAATCCTAGTCCCAAGGTACTCGATATGGCGGCTTCTATTTCGCTGGCGCTTTCCCACCAAAACGACGGCGAGGTGATGGTCGCAAAAATTAAAGATGTCAAACATTTAGATCGCCCGGGAAGAGTAAAAATCAATCGCTATACGAGCCTCTTTCTTCGCCAATTAGCTTTCGATACCCTAGCGACCATTCAATCTGCGCATCGCAAATAA
- a CDS encoding tRNA (cytidine(34)-2'-O)-methyltransferase — protein MLNIVLYHPEIPANTGNIMRTCQATRSRLHIIGPLPFSLDEKSLRRAGMDYIKESDYHYYSSYGEFQSENDQVEIYYITRYSNQVYTRVDFSHGEKDYWIMFGRESTGIDHDILRHHLDHTLRIPMVPDARSLNLSNCVALITYEVLRQQNFLDLATSECLKGEDFLIKEK, from the coding sequence ATGTTAAATATAGTTTTATATCATCCGGAGATTCCGGCCAATACAGGTAATATTATGCGGACTTGCCAAGCCACTAGGAGCCGGCTTCACATCATCGGACCGCTGCCGTTTTCGCTTGATGAAAAAAGTCTTCGCCGCGCGGGTATGGACTACATTAAAGAGAGCGATTATCATTACTATTCCTCATATGGGGAATTTCAAAGCGAAAATGATCAAGTGGAAATTTACTATATAACCAGATATTCCAATCAGGTTTATACGCGGGTGGATTTTTCTCATGGCGAAAAGGATTATTGGATTATGTTTGGACGTGAATCAACCGGAATTGATCACGATATATTAAGGCATCATTTAGACCATACCTTACGCATTCCAATGGTTCCTGATGCCCGAAGTTTAAATCTCAGCAATTGCGTGGCCTTGATTACCTATGAAGTTCTTCGTCAGCAAAACTTTTTAGACTTGGCCACCAGCGAATGCCTGAAAGGGGAAGATTTTCTCATCAAGGAAAAATAA
- a CDS encoding phosphotransferase gives MKHILPFDLEFAVYSLKPLPTGITNQNFLVNDQFVLKVRQLGLDPFFSYAQENIIADIFYQHDLSPKYLTYNEQFNYSLSQFLSSSHKGHGPLYANREIIRIAQLITTYQSFDNSSLVPFNLEERYIFYRSKCSKKVFSPAYEEKIVREYNRFVDKSHLVLSHNDLVKNNFLFKGDKLYIIDFEFAGLNDSMFDDASFITENHLSPTQEKLFLQTRYPDGFDHHKLDIFKNALNLLWCYWGYYMYQKTNRALFLLIADEKKSLLMETFNH, from the coding sequence ATGAAACATATTTTGCCCTTTGATTTAGAGTTTGCCGTTTATAGTCTCAAACCTTTGCCCACGGGGATTACCAACCAAAATTTCTTAGTTAATGATCAATTCGTCTTGAAGGTTAGGCAACTGGGGCTGGATCCTTTTTTTTCTTACGCTCAGGAAAATATAATCGCCGATATCTTTTATCAACATGACTTGAGCCCTAAGTACCTAACCTACAACGAGCAATTTAATTATTCTTTAAGTCAATTTTTGTCATCATCGCATAAAGGCCACGGTCCTTTGTACGCCAACAGAGAAATAATTCGAATCGCGCAGCTAATTACCACTTATCAATCCTTTGATAATTCATCATTAGTCCCCTTTAATCTCGAAGAAAGATATATTTTTTACCGTAGCAAATGTTCAAAGAAAGTTTTCTCGCCAGCATATGAAGAAAAAATCGTTCGTGAATATAATCGCTTTGTCGATAAATCCCATCTGGTTTTATCGCATAACGACCTCGTCAAAAATAATTTTCTTTTTAAGGGCGACAAATTGTATATCATCGATTTTGAATTCGCCGGTTTAAATGATTCGATGTTTGATGACGCTTCATTCATAACGGAGAATCATCTCTCACCGACTCAGGAAAAACTTTTTCTTCAAACTCGTTATCCCGACGGTTTTGATCATCATAAGCTGGATATTTTCAAAAACGCACTCAATCTTCTTTGGTGCTACTGGGGCTACTATATGTATCAAAAGACCAATCGCGCGCTTTTCCTTTTGATTGCCGACGAAAAGAAAAGTCTCCTGATGGAGACCTTTAACCATTAA